The genomic DNA TCACGCTTTTCGCGGTGTAATTGAACGCTTCGTTGGGTTCCAGTTCGCACGCGCGGTCGGCGTGAGCGATCGCTTGCACGTGGTCGCCGGTTCGCGTCAAAACGCGCGACAGCGCCAGGTGAGCTAGCACAAAGCCTTCGTCTTCGGCCAGGATCTCGTTGAGTCCCGCGACCGCTTCGACATCTTGGCCGGCGTCCATCAGTTTTTCGACTTCGTTGTAGCGTGCGTGCAGATCTGCCATCTCTATAGATTCCGGGTCGTGATCGAGGTTCAATGGAAAGGCCGCGCGGCCGTTGCCGCTGGCGAAACCTTCCGCTGTGGCCGCCGTGGAGCCGACATCTGGTGGGCTCAGCGCTTTGCGGCGGTTGTCTGAATCCTAGCCGAATTTCCGGCGGTGGAAAGCCTGGGAGCGGGATTCCTTATACTGTAAGATGCCCTGGACCACCCTCGGTGTCCCACGACGATTTGCCCGAATTCTGTGAGCATCCATGAACGATTCGACCGCGCCGCTGTTGGCTGTAGAGAATTTGAAGGTTCATTTTCCCTTTCGCCGCGGCACGTTATTCGCCCCCGAACATGGATTGATCCGCGCCGTCGATGGTGTCTCTTTCGAGATTCGCGAAGGGGAAACGTTGGGCTTGGTCGGTGAATCGGGCTGCGGGAAATCGACGACCGCCCGCGCTATCGCTCGGCTGAATGAACCGACTTCCGGATCGATCAAGATCGAGGGACACGAAATCTGTGGGCTCAGCGAATCGGCGATGATGCCTTTTCGGCGGACCGTGCAGATGGTCTTTCAAGATCCCTTCGCCTCGCTGAATCCACGCATGACCGTCGGTGCGATTATCAGCGAACCGCTGCAGATTCACGGCGTGCTGAGCAACGCCGATCGCCGCTTGGAAGTTCTGCGTCTGATGGATTTGGTGGGACTCAATCCCCGCTTCCTAAATCGCTACCCGCACGAATTCTCCGGCGGTCAACGCCAGCGGATCGGTATCGCTCGAGCCTTGGCGGTCCGCCCCAAGTTGATCTTGTGCGATGAACCGGTCAGCGCTTTGGACGTTTCGATCCAAGCCCAAGTCATCAATCTGATGATGGATCTGCAGCAAAAGCTGGGGCTCGCCTATCTCTTCATCGCGCACGATCTGGGGATCGTCCGACATATCGCGACCCGCGTCGGTGTGATGTATCTGGGACGGATCGTCGAATCGGCCAACGCCGATGAACTCTACAACGATCCAACCCATCCCTACACGCGGGCTCTGTTGTCCGCCGTTCCGGTTCCCGATCCGAAAGTCGAAGCCCAGCGAGAGCGAATCGTTTTGACCGGCGAAGTCCCTTCGCCCGACAAATCGTACCCTGGATGTCCGTTTGTCGATCGATGTCCCGATGCTCAGTCGGAATGTCGCGAGATCGTGCCGCGGTTGCCGGCGAGTTCTCACGCGACAGCCTGCATCGTGCACGATGCCCAGTGCCGAACCGCGTCGCAGCCCGCTGCGGCAACTTGATCGCTACGGGCTGCCGGATCAGGATTCGCCGCCGATCAACGAATCACGTTGGCGTCGGCGTCTAGAATGATCGAATTGGAAACATCGTTCCCCAGCGTCTTGAAGTCGTGGACTTTCCACAGCACTTCCTGGCCGCGATTGATTTCGATCAGCTGAGGATTCTCCGGTCCGGCGTGGCAGTTGCCAAATACGATGTTGCCGTTGGGATGGTATTCGAGCGTTGTCACCCACGCCAACGTGATCCCTGGTAGATCGTGCTGCTGCAGTTTCCAGACGATCTCTTTTTCGGGCGTCACTTCCAAGATGCTGTGCCCGTTGCCGGTGCCAATCAGCGTGTTGCCGTTGGGCAGTCGCAAAGCGCTGAAGACCGAATTGCCAAACGCTTCGGGACCGTGCCCGCCGCGTGCCTTGCGACCAAACATCGGCACATCGTATTGCCAGACGATCTTGCCATCGCGATCGTATTCGCAGACCTTGCCGTCTCCTTCCTGAGCGACCAGATAGTTTCCGTTCTCCAAACGACGAACCAGTCGCGTGTCGCGATGGGGATGCGGATGCGTGCGTTGCAGCGTGATCGAATGTTGTAGTGTCCCGTCGCGATCAACTTCCAACAACTTCCCTTCGCCGCTCAACGCGATCATGATCCGATCGCCGGGAATCGCCCGCACGCTGTGCACTTCAACTCGGTCGACGGTCGCGAACTTCTTCGCATCCAGCGACCAAACGATCTCGCTGCTGCGGGGATCGATCTCGATGATCTCGGTGTTCTGATGCGTCAAGATGTTGCCGTTGTCGAGCAACTGCAAATCGTGAGGCGATCCGCTGAGCATCATCTGCCACTGCGGCTTCCCCTCGGCATCGATGATCACCAACTTGTTCTGTTGATTGGCGAGGAAGCGATGTTGAGCGATCGCGGAGAGATTCGTGAGGATCAGAAAGGCAAACGCCAGTGGAAAAGCAAGTCGCATGTTGATGGAATCCATGTGTTGAGTTGAGGGATGCGGCGCTATAGATCGTCGCCTTTCGCTCCGCGAAAACGCGTTAGCCAGCCGCACTTTCGCGGAGCGAAACGCGACACACTCGCCGG from Rosistilla oblonga includes the following:
- a CDS encoding scaffolding protein, whose product is MADLHARYNEVEKLMDAGQDVEAVAGLNEILAEDEGFVLAHLALSRVLTRTGDHVQAIAHADRACELEPNEAFNYTAKSVTCQRAWAGTQDQKYIQMAEDAMAQAHAIQANQ
- a CDS encoding ABC transporter ATP-binding protein yields the protein MNDSTAPLLAVENLKVHFPFRRGTLFAPEHGLIRAVDGVSFEIREGETLGLVGESGCGKSTTARAIARLNEPTSGSIKIEGHEICGLSESAMMPFRRTVQMVFQDPFASLNPRMTVGAIISEPLQIHGVLSNADRRLEVLRLMDLVGLNPRFLNRYPHEFSGGQRQRIGIARALAVRPKLILCDEPVSALDVSIQAQVINLMMDLQQKLGLAYLFIAHDLGIVRHIATRVGVMYLGRIVESANADELYNDPTHPYTRALLSAVPVPDPKVEAQRERIVLTGEVPSPDKSYPGCPFVDRCPDAQSECREIVPRLPASSHATACIVHDAQCRTASQPAAAT
- a CDS encoding PQQ-binding-like beta-propeller repeat protein, whose product is MRLAFPLAFAFLILTNLSAIAQHRFLANQQNKLVIIDAEGKPQWQMMLSGSPHDLQLLDNGNILTHQNTEIIEIDPRSSEIVWSLDAKKFATVDRVEVHSVRAIPGDRIMIALSGEGKLLEVDRDGTLQHSITLQRTHPHPHRDTRLVRRLENGNYLVAQEGDGKVCEYDRDGKIVWQYDVPMFGRKARGGHGPEAFGNSVFSALRLPNGNTLIGTGNGHSILEVTPEKEIVWKLQQHDLPGITLAWVTTLEYHPNGNIVFGNCHAGPENPQLIEINRGQEVLWKVHDFKTLGNDVSNSIILDADANVIR